The proteins below are encoded in one region of Bosea sp. BIWAKO-01:
- the edd gene encoding phosphogluconate dehydratase, producing MTGQASDTPFDSRLDARLGEVTERIVRRSRDTRRRYLDRLAAAAEAGPRRQRLGCANQAHGFAACAPGDKAMLRSGTGANLAIVTAYNDMLSAHQPYERFPELIRATARAAGGVAQVAGGVPAMCDGITQGEAGMELSLFSRDVIALSTAVALSHQSFDAAVFLGICDKIVPGLIIGALSFGHLPAVFIPAGPMTSGLSNDDKAKARQLFAEGKVSREALLEAEAQSYHGPGTCTFYGTANTNQMVMEIMGLHLPGASFVNPNTPLRDALTRAATERAMAITALGNDYIPVGRMLDERAFVNGVVGLHATGGSTNHTMHLVAMAAAAGIQLNWDDFSDLAETTPLLTRIYPNGKADVNHFHAAGGMGFVIRELLGAGLLHRDVETVWGSGLDAYVQEPALGADGALTWRDGAISSGDEAVLRGAGAPFQPTGGLTVLSGDLGRAVIKTSAIARERHVIEAPARIFHSQEALQAAFKAGELTGDLVAVVRFQGPRANGMPELHKLMPPLGVLQDRGFKVALVTDGRLSGASGKVPAAIHVTPEAVEGGPIARIREGDLIRVDAVAGTLTVLVDAAEWAARTPAEADLEASHWGVGRDLFASFRAAVGSADTGATIFSGV from the coding sequence ATGACCGGCCAAGCCAGCGACACGCCCTTCGATTCCCGCCTCGATGCCCGCCTCGGCGAAGTGACGGAGCGCATCGTCCGGCGCTCCCGCGACACACGCCGGCGCTATCTCGACCGGCTTGCCGCAGCCGCGGAAGCCGGGCCGCGCCGCCAGCGGCTCGGCTGTGCCAACCAAGCGCATGGCTTTGCCGCCTGCGCGCCAGGCGACAAGGCGATGCTGCGCTCCGGCACGGGCGCAAATCTCGCCATCGTCACCGCCTATAACGACATGCTTTCGGCGCATCAGCCCTATGAGCGCTTCCCCGAGCTTATCCGCGCCACGGCGCGGGCGGCGGGCGGCGTCGCCCAGGTCGCCGGTGGCGTTCCTGCCATGTGCGACGGCATCACCCAGGGCGAGGCCGGCATGGAGCTGTCGCTGTTCTCGCGCGACGTCATTGCGCTGTCGACCGCGGTTGCGCTGTCGCACCAGAGCTTCGATGCGGCCGTGTTCCTCGGCATCTGCGACAAGATCGTGCCTGGCCTCATCATCGGCGCGCTGTCCTTCGGCCACCTGCCGGCGGTGTTCATTCCGGCCGGCCCGATGACGTCCGGCCTCTCCAATGACGACAAGGCGAAGGCGCGCCAGCTTTTCGCCGAGGGCAAGGTCAGCCGCGAAGCGCTGCTCGAGGCCGAGGCGCAATCCTATCACGGCCCCGGCACCTGCACCTTCTACGGCACCGCCAACACGAACCAGATGGTGATGGAGATCATGGGGCTGCACCTGCCGGGCGCCTCCTTCGTCAATCCCAACACGCCGCTGCGCGATGCCCTGACCCGGGCGGCGACCGAGCGGGCGATGGCGATCACCGCGCTCGGCAACGACTATATTCCGGTCGGGCGGATGCTGGACGAGCGCGCCTTCGTCAATGGCGTGGTCGGCCTGCATGCGACCGGCGGCTCGACCAACCACACCATGCATCTCGTCGCGATGGCGGCTGCAGCGGGCATCCAGCTGAACTGGGATGATTTCTCCGACCTTGCAGAGACGACGCCGCTGCTCACAAGGATCTATCCAAACGGCAAGGCCGACGTGAACCATTTTCATGCCGCCGGCGGCATGGGCTTCGTCATTCGCGAATTGCTCGGGGCAGGGTTGCTGCATCGCGACGTCGAGACGGTCTGGGGCAGCGGGCTCGACGCCTATGTCCAGGAGCCCGCGCTCGGCGCCGACGGTGCGCTGACCTGGCGCGACGGTGCGATAAGCAGCGGCGACGAGGCGGTGCTGCGCGGCGCCGGAGCCCCGTTCCAGCCGACCGGCGGGCTCACGGTTCTGAGCGGCGATCTTGGCCGGGCTGTGATCAAGACCTCGGCCATTGCCAGGGAGCGCCATGTCATCGAGGCCCCGGCCCGGATCTTCCACAGCCAGGAGGCCCTGCAGGCCGCCTTCAAGGCCGGCGAGCTCACAGGCGACCTCGTCGCGGTGGTGCGTTTCCAGGGGCCGCGGGCCAATGGCATGCCCGAACTGCACAAGCTGATGCCGCCGCTCGGCGTGCTGCAGGACCGCGGTTTCAAGGTGGCGCTGGTCACCGACGGGCGGCTGTCGGGCGCCTCCGGCAAGGTTCCCGCCGCCATCCATGTCACGCCTGAAGCTGTCGAAGGCGGGCCGATCGCGCGGATCCGCGAGGGCGACCTGATCCGGGTGGATGCGGTCGCAGGCACGTTGACCGTGCTGGTCGATGCCGCGGAATGGGCCGCGCGCACGCCGGCTGAAGCCGATCTCGAAGCCTCGCATTGGGGCGTCGGGCGCGACCTGTTCGCGTCGTTTCGCGCCGCCGTCGGCAGCGCCGATACGGGCGCGACGATCTTTTCGGGGGTGTAG
- a CDS encoding Xaa-Pro peptidase family protein has protein sequence MTIGVGGSSFEAELARLNPMTSGIAPIAVTEFKARIEKAQALLREQGLQALYLDTSANLHYFTGIQLKLTERLHGAIIPAEGDIVYLSPAFEEPKTREYMQFGEDVRCWEEHEDPTALVVETIRSLGYESGTVALDPHTPFFIADGLRKAGNRYSFASGGPIAASCRQLKSAAEIALIQRAMDITMEVHRAAARVLRVGLTTTELVEFLDRAHRKLGLASTFGAAQFGEATAYPHGVPYAQTLAEGDMVLIDTGTRLGGYHSDITRTYVFGEPTERQREIWNLEKRAQLAGFEAAVLGAPCENVDQAARGVIEAAGYGPGYKVPGLPHRTGHGLGLEIHEEPFMVKGSRTPLAAGMCFSVEPMMCIYGEFGVRLEDIAYMAEGGARWFTQPAHSVDDPFGYEA, from the coding sequence ATGACGATTGGGGTGGGAGGCTCGAGCTTCGAGGCGGAACTCGCCAGGCTGAATCCGATGACGTCCGGCATCGCGCCGATCGCGGTCACCGAGTTCAAGGCCCGCATCGAGAAGGCGCAGGCGCTCCTGCGCGAACAGGGGCTGCAGGCGCTCTATCTCGATACCTCGGCCAACCTGCATTATTTCACCGGCATCCAGCTCAAGCTCACCGAGCGGCTGCATGGCGCGATCATCCCGGCCGAAGGCGACATCGTTTATCTCAGCCCGGCCTTCGAGGAGCCGAAGACGCGCGAATACATGCAGTTCGGCGAGGACGTGCGCTGCTGGGAAGAGCATGAGGACCCGACCGCGCTCGTCGTCGAGACGATCCGCAGCCTCGGCTATGAGAGCGGCACGGTCGCGCTCGACCCGCATACCCCCTTCTTCATCGCCGACGGATTGCGCAAGGCCGGCAACCGCTACAGCTTCGCGAGCGGCGGCCCGATCGCCGCGTCCTGCCGCCAGCTGAAATCGGCCGCCGAGATCGCCCTGATCCAGCGCGCCATGGACATCACCATGGAGGTTCACCGGGCTGCGGCGCGGGTGCTGCGCGTCGGCCTGACGACGACCGAGCTGGTCGAGTTCCTCGACCGCGCCCATCGCAAGCTCGGGCTGGCCTCGACCTTCGGCGCCGCGCAGTTCGGCGAAGCCACCGCCTATCCCCACGGCGTCCCCTACGCGCAGACGCTGGCAGAGGGCGACATGGTGCTCATCGACACGGGGACCCGGCTCGGCGGCTATCACTCCGACATCACCCGCACCTATGTCTTCGGTGAGCCGACAGAGCGCCAGCGCGAGATCTGGAACCTGGAGAAGCGCGCGCAGCTCGCCGGCTTCGAGGCGGCCGTGCTCGGCGCGCCCTGCGAGAATGTCGACCAGGCTGCGCGCGGCGTGATCGAGGCCGCCGGCTACGGCCCCGGCTACAAGGTGCCGGGCCTGCCCCATCGCACCGGACACGGCCTCGGCCTCGAGATCCACGAGGAGCCTTTCATGGTCAAGGGCAGCCGCACGCCGCTGGCGGCGGGGATGTGTTTCTCGGTCGAGCCGATGATGTGCATCTACGGTGAGTTCGGCGTTCGCCTCGAGGACATCGCCTATATGGCGGAAGGCGGTGCGCGCTGGTTCACGCAGCCGGCCCATAGCGTCGACGATCCCTTCGGCTACGAGGCCTGA